A part of bacterium genomic DNA contains:
- a CDS encoding ribbon-helix-helix protein, CopG family, protein MTTLTIRLPELLKSDLDEISREEHKAVSDIVRESLRRYIAVEKFRSVRKRILPFAEAQGLLTDDDIFKALS, encoded by the coding sequence ATGACAACACTCACCATTCGTTTGCCAGAGTTGCTGAAAAGCGATCTAGATGAAATCAGTCGGGAGGAGCACAAGGCCGTAAGTGACATTGTGCGAGAGTCCCTTAGGCGCTATATCGCCGTCGAAAAATTCCGATCAGTTCGCAAAAGAATTCTCCCCTTTGCCGAAGCCCAAGGACTTCTGACGGATGACGACATCTTCAAGGCCTTGTCATGA
- a CDS encoding ribbon-helix-helix domain-containing protein, protein MAVAKIAISLEEDILVELDRLVRRHIFPNRSRAIQEAVKEKVTRLSVNRLATECAKLDPKAEQAFAEEGMSKEVASWPEY, encoded by the coding sequence ATGGCTGTTGCAAAAATCGCTATTTCGTTGGAAGAGGACATCCTTGTTGAGCTAGACCGCTTGGTGAGGAGGCATATTTTTCCCAATCGGAGCCGCGCCATTCAGGAGGCGGTAAAGGAAAAGGTTACGCGTCTCTCCGTCAACCGTCTTGCGACTGAGTGCGCAAAACTTGATCCCAAGGCGGAACAGGCCTTCGCGGAGGAAGGAATGTCCAAGGAGGTCGCGTCATGGCCAGAATATTGA
- a CDS encoding type II toxin-antitoxin system PemK/MazF family toxin, whose translation MARILRGDIVWADLNPVKGHEQAGLRPALILSPEIFNDRSGTVIAMALTSQPQKAGFPLTMEITSVSLPKPTWVKISQIRTLSVERLGKRMGHVSDEEMSQIVEGLNEIIGEQTNSGYRR comes from the coding sequence ATGGCCAGAATATTGAGGGGCGACATCGTCTGGGCTGACCTGAACCCGGTGAAGGGGCATGAACAGGCCGGGCTTCGCCCGGCCCTCATTCTTAGCCCGGAGATCTTTAATGATCGATCTGGAACCGTAATTGCCATGGCCCTAACAAGCCAACCCCAAAAGGCCGGATTCCCTCTCACCATGGAAATCACGAGCGTTTCCCTCCCCAAGCCGACATGGGTGAAAATCAGTCAGATCCGAACGCTTTCCGTTGAACGACTGGGTAAACGCATGGGACATGTTTCGGATGAAGAGATGAGCCAAATTGTCGAAGGACTCAATGAAATTATAGGCGAACAAACAAATTCAGGCTATCGCCGCTGA
- a CDS encoding type II toxin-antitoxin system RelE/ParE family toxin, producing MTVEFLQTADREFFDAISYYNTQAEGLGFEFAAEISHTLNCIVEFPDAWTLLSARSRRCRTRRFPYGVIYQIRESVILVVAIQNLHRHPDSWKDRLGPEEI from the coding sequence ATGACGGTGGAGTTTCTTCAAACCGCCGACCGAGAGTTTTTTGACGCTATAAGTTATTATAACACGCAGGCTGAAGGGCTTGGCTTTGAATTTGCTGCGGAAATCAGCCACACCCTCAATTGCATCGTGGAATTTCCTGATGCTTGGACATTACTTTCGGCGCGCAGTCGTCGGTGTCGGACAAGACGCTTTCCGTACGGTGTCATTTATCAGATTCGCGAGTCGGTCATCCTTGTCGTGGCTATCCAAAATCTCCATCGCCACCCTGATTCATGGAAAGATCGTCTTGGTCCTGAAGAAATATGA
- a CDS encoding addiction module protein, which yields MTAQATQVLEEALHLSPLERAELIEQIFASFSFPSRQANDAEWGREAEDRIDAYDAGRIASTSAREIFARVEGLRP from the coding sequence ATGACCGCCCAGGCAACACAAGTCCTTGAGGAAGCACTCCACCTCTCGCCGTTGGAGCGTGCGGAGTTAATTGAGCAGATATTTGCAAGTTTCAGCTTTCCATCACGTCAGGCAAATGATGCTGAGTGGGGGCGAGAGGCAGAGGACCGGATTGATGCCTACGATGCCGGGCGCATTGCATCCACCTCTGCACGGGAAATATTTGCGCGCGTTGAAGGTTTGCGCCCATGA
- a CDS encoding addiction module protein → MTTTLAIDRLSRPEKLRVMEAIWVDLTQDEVLTESPAWHKEVLAKTARRVKNGAEPILDWEQAKRDLRKRIR, encoded by the coding sequence ATGACAACTACCTTGGCAATTGACCGTTTATCAAGACCAGAAAAACTTCGCGTGATGGAGGCGATCTGGGTTGATCTAACCCAAGATGAAGTTTTGACTGAGTCTCCGGCGTGGCACAAGGAGGTTTTGGCTAAAACAGCGCGCAGGGTCAAAAACGGGGCAGAACCGATTCTTGACTGGGAACAGGCGAAACGGGACCTCCGGAAACGCATTCGATGA
- a CDS encoding putative toxin-antitoxin system toxin component, PIN family, giving the protein MRVIIDANVAIAGAASRGLCEAIMELCLEHHRIVLCEGILKEIEEKLRFKLKVPAAIVAEYVRVLRHGAEIVEPEHVDKGICRDPDDLMILGLVYPGNADAIVTGDKDLLVITEYKGARILNPRSFWESNKKEK; this is encoded by the coding sequence ATGAGAGTCATTATTGATGCCAATGTTGCCATCGCCGGCGCCGCTTCTCGCGGCCTGTGTGAGGCAATCATGGAACTTTGCCTTGAGCATCATCGCATCGTTTTGTGTGAAGGAATTTTGAAGGAAATTGAAGAGAAGCTGAGATTCAAGCTCAAGGTTCCGGCCGCTATTGTTGCTGAATATGTGAGAGTGCTTCGTCATGGCGCCGAAATCGTCGAGCCGGAACATGTTGATAAGGGGATTTGCAGGGATCCCGATGACCTGATGATTCTTGGGTTGGTTTATCCTGGGAATGCAGATGCCATAGTCACAGGAGACAAAGATTTGCTGGTCATCACTGAATACAAGGGTGCTCGAATTCTGAATCCTCGCAGTTTTTGGGAATCAAACAAAAAAGAGAAATGA
- a CDS encoding type II toxin-antitoxin system RelE/ParE family toxin, with protein sequence MSIKILASASEDLDRGRIFYSRQGEGLSEYFLDSLASDIDALALYAGIHPKVFGYYRLLSKRFPYAVYYQINRSHDVIVWRVLDLRQDPLRIQRALK encoded by the coding sequence ATGAGTATCAAGATACTTGCTTCCGCGTCCGAAGACCTTGATCGTGGAAGAATCTTCTATTCGCGGCAAGGCGAGGGACTGAGCGAGTATTTTTTAGATTCCTTAGCTTCCGACATTGATGCCCTTGCTCTATATGCAGGAATTCACCCCAAGGTGTTTGGCTATTACCGCCTTCTCTCAAAGCGTTTCCCCTATGCCGTTTATTACCAGATCAATAGAAGCCATGATGTCATTGTGTGGCGTGTGCTGGATTTGCGTCAAGATCCCTTGCGGATACAAAGGGCATTGAAATAG
- a CDS encoding toxin-antitoxin system HicB family antitoxin, translating into MSSLNLRLPDSVHRHIKAIAKQDGVSINLFITSAVSEKISALTTETYLEDRAKRAHKGAFKRVLDRVPQRTPLPGDEL; encoded by the coding sequence ATGAGTTCATTAAACTTGCGGCTTCCGGATTCCGTTCACCGCCATATTAAGGCTATCGCCAAACAGGATGGAGTGTCCATCAACCTGTTCATTACCTCAGCTGTTTCTGAGAAGATATCCGCTCTCACCACCGAAACCTATCTTGAAGATCGTGCCAAACGTGCGCACAAAGGGGCCTTCAAGCGCGTGCTTGATCGAGTGCCCCAAAGAACTCCGCTTCCCGGAGATGAATTATAG